A region of the Ranitomeya variabilis isolate aRanVar5 chromosome 5, aRanVar5.hap1, whole genome shotgun sequence genome:
tagcaccctcgagccaatgacgccactcctcaaatgcccatttcatggccaacaactcccgattgcccacatcataatttcgctcggcaggcgaaaatttcctagagaaaaaggcacaaggcttcataacagagcaaccagggcctctctgcgacaaaacggcccctgccccaatctccgaagcatccacctcaacctgaaagggaagtgagacgtcaggctggcacaaaacaggcgccgaagtaaactggcgtttcaactcctggaaagcctccacggcagcaggagcccagttagctacatcggagcccttcttggtcatatccgtcaaaggtttcacaatgctagaaaaattagcgataaaacgacggtagaagttagcgaagcccaagaacttctgaagactcttaactgacgagggctgagtccaatcaagaatagctcggaccttgactgggtccatctccacagcagaaggggaaaaaatgaaccccaaaaagggaaccttctgtacaccaaagagacactttgagcccttgacaaacaaagaattttcacgcaaaattttaaagaccaacctgacctgctccacatgcgaatcccaattatcagaaaaaaccaaaatatcatccagataaacaatcaaaaatttatccagatacttctggaaaatgtcatgcataaaggactgaaaaactgaaggcgcattggagagcccaaaaggcatcaccaagtactcaaaatgaccttcgggcgtattgaatgcggttttccattcatcaccttgcttaatgcgcacaaggttgtacgcaccatgaaggtctatcttggtgaaccacttggcacccttaatccgggcaaacaagtcagacaacagcggtaaaggatactgaaatttgacagtgatcttatttaaaagccgataatcaatacaaggtctcaaagatccgtccttttttgccacaaaaaagaatcccgcaccaagaggggaagaagacggacgaatatgtcctttttccagagactccttgatatatgaacgcatagcggtatgttcaggtaccgacagattaaacagtcttcccttaggaaatttactgcctgggatcaaatctatagcacagtcacagtccctatgaggaggcagtgcactggactcagactcactgaagacatcctgataatcagacaaatactccggaacttccgaaggcgtagaagaagcaatagacacaggcagggaatcctcatgaataccacgacagccccaacttgagactgacatagccttccagtccaggactggattatgggtctgtaaccatggcagccctaaaacgaccaaatcatgcattttatgtaaaaccaggaaacgtatcacctcgcggtgttcaggagtcatgcacatggtaacctgagtccaatactgcggtttatttgctgccaatggtgtagcatcaatacccctaagaggaataggattttctaatggttcaagagtaaatccacagcgcttagcaaatgagagatccataagactcagggcagcacctgaatctacaaacgccatgacaggataagatgacagtgagcaaatcaaagttacagacagaataaatttaggttgcaaattaccaacggtgacaggactaacaaccttagctatacgtttagagcatgctgagataacatgtgtagaatcaccacagtagtagcacaagccattccggcgtctatgaattttccgctcatttctagtcaggattctatcacattgcattaaatcaggtgtctgttcagacaacaccatgagggaatttgcggtttttctatcacattgcaccgaattaggtgtctgttcagacaacaccatgagggaatttgcggttttgcgctcccgcaaccgccggtcaatttgaatagccagtgccatagtatcattcagacctgtgggaatgggaaaacccaccataacattcttaatggcttcagaaaggccatttctaaaattagcggccagtgcacactcgttccaatgtgtcagcacggaccatttccgaaatttttggcaatacacttcagcctcgtcctgcccctgagacatagacagcaaggccttttctgcctgaatctcaagattgggttcctcataaagtaaaccgagcgccagaaaaaacgcatcaagatcagccaatgccggatctcctggcgccagcgaaaaagcccaatcctgagggtcgccccgtaagaacgaaataacaatttttacttgctgagcagaatctcctgatgaacagggtctcagggacaaaaacaatttacaattattcacgaaattcctaaacttaaacctgtctccggaaaacagttcaggaatcggtattttaggttctgacctaggatttctgataacatagtcttgtatgccctgcacacgagtagccagctggtccacacttgtaatcaaggtctggacattcatgtctgcagcaagcatagccactctgaggtaaaggggaaggagaaaaaaaaaaaaaactcagaatcttctttcttataatccctcttctgcaatgcattaaacatttaatactggcctggcaaactgttatgaccccaatggcgagggtctcagaggaacgtggaagtctgcagaatacaaaaatccagctcatagggcagtggtaactgggttgaccatatatctactcctaacgccaacactagaagtagccggggatcattcctacgttgattctagatgacacgcgccagccggagaatctagctacccctagtagaggaaaacaaagacctttcttgcctccagagaaggggaccccaaagctggatagaagccccccacaaataatgacggtgaggtaagaggaaatgacaaacacagaaatgaaccaggtttagcacagagaggcccgcttactgatagcagaataaagaaaggtaacttatatggtcaacaaaaaccctatcaaaatccacactggaaattcaagaacccccgaaccgtctaacggtccggggggagaacaccagccccctcaagcttccagcaaaggtcaggatatagatttggaacaagctggacaaaaatacaaaaccaaaacaaatagcaaaaagcaaaaggcagacttagctgatataactggaaccaggatcagtagacaagagcacagcagacagctctgataactacgttgccaggcattgaactgaaggtccagggagcttatatagcaacacccctaactaacgacccaggtgcggataaaaggaatgacagaaaaaccagagtcaaaaaactagtaaccactagagggagcaaaaagcaaattcacaacagggttgtaTATgtcagggtgcaggaaataattggaggacacaggatttgcagtatctttaccttttactggtgaaattgcagtccagggcacaggttacaggtgatctttgaaatccgggtagcctggaagcagttcagaatccctctagccaggtggggttggaagccttcctttctgcgctggattctgggttcttgatgccttagctttcctcaagtccctctctcagtctgtcccgtaggtggaacactacctgcatggcaggcagctccagcctttttacaggtgtccctttctcatggtgactccgggccCTAATCTGCTGTTGTGCCTTCAGGTGTCATTTGTGGCtagaagacctgcaatctcctgccctccggtttcagctgtggggcatacagttcccacacaacctcagaCCCTGGTGTCCGGTTTCTTGCTCTTAATCCTGGGGGtaagctcaatcgcagctccactcccacttTCTCTCTCccttgcttcctctcccttcactgtctcacacagactgactaactccaccttcaagccagaacttataggaaagctaccccgaaaccgggtttagagctcccccttctggcctggagtcaggaaagtgttgtatgtaagtgttacctgctaagaggattccttctcgcttccaggcatggcatcaccctccccgggagacaggcaataccactgtggcatctggactcctggggtgccacagaaacTCTGTTGTCCCAATGTAAATTCTGTAACGGGGCTCCCCTACCATGGACCTAGGTCTGACTTCTGCTTCTGCACTCCCTAAAAAATATTTCCCAACTCAAAAAGCTTTTCTGGGACACTAGAGATTGCTTTGCAGTGTCAAATTTATATTTACATAGCTGTGCCCCTTTTATGGCAGGTCTAACCCCATAACTACCCTATCCCTTCACCCTGTGCCTCTGTACTCTGAGACTTGGCACTCTGGCAAAAAAATAATATTGGGGGAACCAAGTGTCCAGAAGTTGCCAGGAGACTTCAGGAGAATTGTCAACTTTTCTGGGAGTTGCCAAATATGCCCTGAGGATATACCCCTTAATTATTGAAACATATAGGGCCTGATTCATTAAAACTGGTGTTATACACCTCAGTCTTAATGATGGAGCATCTTAGAGTACAATGTGCCGAATTCATTAAAAGGCACACAtcatttaatgaatttggtgcatcttctcaGTGGGGTTCACCTTTGTGGACctcaccagaaatgctactccagacaGAAACTGGAGTGACAATTCTGGCATAAAGAAATGCCATCGGAATTGATGAATATGACGAGTGGCTATTGCGACACCTTGTTCTAACCCAAGCTCCTCCCTAGCCTTACCTGTTTTTGTCAGAGCTGCCCCAAACTGATGTGAAAATgctaaaagtcacaaaatgtttgcaCAACTTTGCAATTCTTCCTTTATGTTCCCCTGTAGTTATATTAATGTTATTTCTGTCCTCTCCAGGATTTTGAGATGGATGTTGTTGCTATGGTCAATGACACGGTTGCCACAATGATCTCTTGTTACTATGAAGATCACCGTTGTGAAGTTGGCATGATAGTAGGTAAGTGTGAATTTACAAACCGGTGGTCTTGGAGGGTAAAGTTTGTTCTTGAGGCGAGCACCAAGTCAGTGTAGAAGAacgtgaagggaatctgtcagcagaatttcatCCTCTAAACTATTCACTCGTTTCAAAGGCAAGTCCAGCAATACTTTTCCATGGCTAGTCcgctcctctgttactgagaaatcagcttcTGAATTGATTTGAGGCTCGAGACTtatctgtagatctgaagcctctgtcactccagctctattctcctctCAGCACCGACTCCTCCTATGCTTAGCTTCATCATATTTGATCCTTCTCTCCCCTGACATCATATGCTGGGGAGAACCAGGAGGTCCTCATATACATTACTCTGAATTTTTTTACTTCTGGAGTCGTgcagaatgtgattttttttcactggGAGACATACAGTTTACCACTGCGTGTCCATGTATACCTCCATCAGAAGAACGAGATGTGCACTGAGCCTTATAGAGTtgaccctttattttaattttatctTGATCTTCCAGGCACTGGATGCAATGCTTGCTACATGGAAGAGATGTGCAACGTGGAACTGGTGGAAGGAGAAGAAGGTCGTATGTGTGTCAATACAGAATGGGGTGCATTTGGTGACACAGGTGAAATAGAAGACTTCCGCCTAGAGTATGATCGAGTGGTGGACGAGGGCTCCCTCAATCCTGGTCAGCAACTGTAAGGACACACTATATTATTCCACACTAAGTGATCACTAATGATCTGTGGGGGTCACAACACTATGGCCATCATCAGTTATTCTATCACAATGTCATCATTTAGGGACAATCCTGTATAGCCTGAttgtctataatatatatatatatatatatatatatatatatatatatatatatatatatatatatatatatatatactgtatataatatatatatatattgttggttttttttttcattttttaacagtTTACAATAACAAATGCCAAAAATTGGTTGTGTAAAGCCAAATTAATTGTATGTCTATTGCCAGAATACTAAATAAATGCATTTATCTGATGGAAAATTTAGATTTTTGACAAAATGGTTTGGTGTCCTCTGATGTTCACTGTTTACTTTTTCTATGGAATAGTTACGAGAAGATGATTGGAGGCAAGTATATGGGGGAGCTTGTCAGACTGGTCCTCATGAAGATGGTGAATGAGAATCTGGTTTTTGGAGGAGAAGCTTCTGAAAAACTGAAGACGAGAGGAAGTTTCGAAACGCAATTTGTGTCGCAGATAGAAGGGTAATAACTTCTATTTCTACTAATAAATCCTCAATCCGACTATCCGCTTTGGACAATCCAATTTTGGTAAAATGTTATCTGATGATAAGTCAATCATAGAGTGTTCCTCTGTTGAGACTCTCAAATATCAATTGTAACCTGTTGGAAATCATGGCTACAAGTCTacaatttccctgcagtgcctccacgGGAGAAATTAGGCATTGCATGGTGCCCGTTAAAATCAATATGTTGTCCTTGTAGTTGCCGAAAAAGCAGGGTCCTCTAAAATGAGAGACGTTGTTTGTATTTGGGGAATTCATGGTAACCCCAAATGAGCAATCCTGTCAATCCCTTTTTTACTGATATCTCCACCCCATTGCTAGTTGTAAccccatttttatttttatgtgattcTTATTTCCAGAGACTCTTCAGACTTCAAGCAAACTTGCAACATCCTGCGGACACTCGGTCTACAGCCCACCGTGGGAGACTGCCACGCAGTGCGTATGGCATGTGAAAGCGTGTCTACACGAGCAGCCGCCATGTGCGCAGCTGGCCTTGCTGGAGTCCTCCATCGTATGCATAAAAATCGGGGAGAAGACATCCTCAAGATCACAGTTGGAGTGGATGGATCTGTCTACAAACTTCACCCTTCGTAAGTTAACTATCTAGTTGTCTACATTACAGTCAAAAATTATTTGCCTAATTCACAATTTGCAAATCCAAGTGTTGAGAACCACTTTCCTTATCTCAATATTTTTTTTATGATCATAAAGTGTTGTTGATGCCATTTTCTTCTACTTTCAGCTTTAAGGATAACTTCCACACAGCTGTCCACAAGCTGGCACCGAGGTGTGATATCACCTTCATCCAATCAGAGGAAGGCAGCGGGCGAGGTGCAGCCTTGATTTCGGCGGTAGCGTACAAGATGGCCTATCTTATTGGGCATTAGCTACTCATGCAACATAATCCTTGGACATATTAATTCAGTACCTCCTGAGTCAGTTTCTACAGACCTGTAAAAAAAAGTCTCAAAAGTGCACAATGTTCCATTACATCAACATTGTCCTACAGGCCTAAACAGCATATATGGATCCATCATGATGTATAGAAGGGGCAAACATCTTCCCGTAGCTTTAGCATGTATTTTGCAGAACATTGATAGATTATATGGTCTGGTTAGAAAGATATCCAACAGGATGTCTGTGTAATTTTGGCTTTCTTCACATAATTACATGCCAAATCAATATGTCTGTTTGTGCGTAAGGCAATACTCTAAGAAGAGTTCTCAAGACAGTCACGTACTGGTGACCTTCAAAGTTTTTGCTGTTAGGTTACAGACTCGCACTTTTTCAGATTCCATGTGGATTTCTCAGGTAAGAAATTAGAAATGTTGGACGTAAGCAGACACATTACCACTTTACAGACATTGACAGCCTGACCAAACCCAATGGTCAACTTTCAGCCTGGAGAATGAAAAGAAGAATTGTGCCACAGCCTTCTTTAGAACTTGGGATGACGTGTGGCAGTTCATCTGAacagtatatatctataatatGTAATAAAAGAGAAGAATCCATCTATAGCTAAGCGTTTACTAATGGGATCCCTTCTCTCGAAATTTTTATAATGTATGTTGTGAATATGTGTTGTCAGCGGCTTTTGCAAATACAATAATGTGGCTAACAGCAGTCGGTAATGATAGAAAAGTGCATCAAAACTGTACAATGTAAATTAGATTTAATTTA
Encoded here:
- the GCK gene encoding hexokinase-4 isoform X1, translating into MLENKVRMDVTQMQKVEQMLSEFKLHEEDLQVLMSRIQAEMERGLHLETNEEASVKMLPTYVRSTPDGSEVGDFLALDLGGTNFRVMLVKVGEDLDGEWKVETKHKMYCIPEDAMTGTAEMLFDYIAECISDYLDQQNMKHKKLPLGFTFSFPVRHEDIDKGILLNWTKGFKASGAEGNNVVGLLRDAIKRRGDFEMDVVAMVNDTVATMISCYYEDHRCEVGMIVGTGCNACYMEEMCNVELVEGEEGRMCVNTEWGAFGDTGEIEDFRLEYDRVVDEGSLNPGQQLYEKMIGGKYMGELVRLVLMKMVNENLVFGGEASEKLKTRGSFETQFVSQIEGDSSDFKQTCNILRTLGLQPTVGDCHAVRMACESVSTRAAAMCAAGLAGVLHRMHKNRGEDILKITVGVDGSVYKLHPSFKDNFHTAVHKLAPRCDITFIQSEEGSGRGAALISAVAYKMAYLIGH
- the GCK gene encoding hexokinase-4 isoform X2; its protein translation is MDQSVHPDVEQMLSEFKLHEEDLQVLMSRIQAEMERGLHLETNEEASVKMLPTYVRSTPDGSEVGDFLALDLGGTNFRVMLVKVGEDLDGEWKVETKHKMYCIPEDAMTGTAEMLFDYIAECISDYLDQQNMKHKKLPLGFTFSFPVRHEDIDKGILLNWTKGFKASGAEGNNVVGLLRDAIKRRGDFEMDVVAMVNDTVATMISCYYEDHRCEVGMIVGTGCNACYMEEMCNVELVEGEEGRMCVNTEWGAFGDTGEIEDFRLEYDRVVDEGSLNPGQQLYEKMIGGKYMGELVRLVLMKMVNENLVFGGEASEKLKTRGSFETQFVSQIEGDSSDFKQTCNILRTLGLQPTVGDCHAVRMACESVSTRAAAMCAAGLAGVLHRMHKNRGEDILKITVGVDGSVYKLHPSFKDNFHTAVHKLAPRCDITFIQSEEGSGRGAALISAVAYKMAYLIGH